From Catharus ustulatus isolate bCatUst1 chromosome 6, bCatUst1.pri.v2, whole genome shotgun sequence, a single genomic window includes:
- the COMMD9 gene encoding COMM domain-containing protein 9 isoform X2: MAALRDGDFAALQILLKLVSALHNLTRHVVYRGLSRAEDILCLFPESFHQNLKNLLTKIILDNISAWRNEAQASQISLPRLVDMDWRVDIKTSSDSIVRMAVPTCLLQLKIQEDAALCGNNPVVSALTMELSKETLDTMLEGLGRIRDQLSAVANK, encoded by the exons ATGGCGGCGCTGCGGGACGGGGACTTCGCGGCGCTGCAGATCCTGCTGAag CTGGTGTCTGCTTTGCACAACCTCACCAGGCACGTGGTGTACCGCGGCTTGAGCAGGGCGGAAGACATCCTCTGTCTCTTCCCAGAAAGCTTCCACCAAAATCTGAAAAACCTCTTGACTAAGATAATCCTAGACAATAT ctctgcttgGAGGAATGAAGCACAAGCCAGTCAGA TCTCCCTGCCTCGACTGGTGGACATGGACTGGAGGGTGGACATCAAGACATCTTCAGACAGCATCGTAAGAATGGCAGTCCCTACCTGCCTGCTGCAGTTAAAG ATTCAGGAAGATGCTGCCTTATGTGGAAATAATCCTGTTGTTTCTGCACTGACCATGGAACTGAGCAAAGAAACCCTGGACACTATGTTAGAAGGTCTGGGAAGGATTCGGGACCAACTTTCTGCTGTTGCAAACAAATGA
- the COMMD9 gene encoding COMM domain-containing protein 9 isoform X1 codes for MAALRDGDFAALQILLKAPSKDAVRQLCQECFSSPPAALGPLAQRAGPGLAVSAEEAEQLVSALHNLTRHVVYRGLSRAEDILCLFPESFHQNLKNLLTKIILDNISAWRNEAQASQISLPRLVDMDWRVDIKTSSDSIVRMAVPTCLLQLKIQEDAALCGNNPVVSALTMELSKETLDTMLEGLGRIRDQLSAVANK; via the exons ATGGCGGCGCTGCGGGACGGGGACTTCGCGGCGCTGCAGATCCTGCTGAag GCGCCGTCCAAGGACGCGGTGcggcagctgtgccaggagtgcTTCTCCAGCCCGCCCGCCGCGCTCGGGCCGCTGGCGCAGCGCGCCGGCCCCGGGCTCGCCGTCAGCGCCGAGGAAGCGGAGCAG CTGGTGTCTGCTTTGCACAACCTCACCAGGCACGTGGTGTACCGCGGCTTGAGCAGGGCGGAAGACATCCTCTGTCTCTTCCCAGAAAGCTTCCACCAAAATCTGAAAAACCTCTTGACTAAGATAATCCTAGACAATAT ctctgcttgGAGGAATGAAGCACAAGCCAGTCAGA TCTCCCTGCCTCGACTGGTGGACATGGACTGGAGGGTGGACATCAAGACATCTTCAGACAGCATCGTAAGAATGGCAGTCCCTACCTGCCTGCTGCAGTTAAAG ATTCAGGAAGATGCTGCCTTATGTGGAAATAATCCTGTTGTTTCTGCACTGACCATGGAACTGAGCAAAGAAACCCTGGACACTATGTTAGAAGGTCTGGGAAGGATTCGGGACCAACTTTCTGCTGTTGCAAACAAATGA